Proteins co-encoded in one Kribbella solani genomic window:
- a CDS encoding ABC transporter permease subunit yields MTVELSVPAPVAARRRNRAGSARIRFGFTVIAGYVVAAAIGPWLVHYNPVDTRTADRLKPPFSRLSDGSFAIFGTDQVGQDLLAQMLQGARISIAVGLATLLLAGTIGVTIGLAAGYFGGWLDGVLMRLADIQLAFPSILLAIFIAALLGPSVVNVVIVLAVANWVTFARVARGQALATRRREFVDASRTLGAGTWRLITRCVLPACVAPVLVVATVEIGHVILAEASLSFLGLGTPASTPSWGVTIANGRNYLADAWWISTVPGIALAFLVISLGVLGDALRDRYDPRLRSL; encoded by the coding sequence GTGACTGTCGAACTTTCGGTACCGGCGCCGGTGGCCGCGCGCCGGCGTAACCGGGCCGGGTCGGCGCGAATCCGGTTCGGGTTCACGGTGATCGCCGGGTACGTGGTGGCCGCGGCGATCGGGCCGTGGCTGGTCCACTACAACCCGGTCGACACCCGGACCGCCGACCGGCTGAAACCACCGTTCAGCCGGCTGTCGGACGGGTCGTTCGCGATCTTCGGCACCGACCAGGTCGGTCAGGACCTGCTCGCCCAGATGTTGCAGGGGGCAAGGATCTCGATCGCGGTCGGGCTGGCGACGCTGCTGCTCGCCGGAACCATTGGCGTCACCATCGGACTGGCCGCCGGGTACTTCGGCGGCTGGCTGGACGGCGTACTGATGCGGCTCGCCGACATCCAGCTGGCGTTTCCCTCGATCCTGCTGGCGATCTTCATCGCCGCGCTGCTCGGTCCCTCGGTGGTGAACGTGGTGATCGTGCTCGCGGTCGCGAACTGGGTGACCTTCGCCCGGGTAGCGCGCGGGCAGGCGCTGGCGACCCGGCGGCGGGAGTTCGTCGACGCGTCCCGGACCCTCGGCGCCGGCACCTGGCGGCTGATCACCCGGTGCGTCCTGCCGGCCTGTGTCGCGCCGGTGCTGGTGGTCGCGACGGTCGAGATCGGGCACGTGATCCTCGCCGAGGCGTCGCTGAGCTTTCTCGGCCTCGGCACCCCGGCGAGTACGCCGAGCTGGGGCGTGACGATCGCGAACGGCCGCAACTACCTCGCCGACGCGTGGTGGATCTCGACCGTTCCGGGGATCGCGCTGGCGTTCCTGGTGATCTCGCTCGGCGTGCTCGGTGACGCGCTCCGGGACCGGTACGACCCGCGGTTGAGGAGCCTGTGA
- the nikB gene encoding nickel ABC transporter permease, with protein sequence MGAYVVRRLFFSLFVLWGAVTIIFVVLRLVPGDPAYIMLGPDADQAQVAALRAQLGLDHSLIQQYATYLANVVHLDFGESFRLNADSMSLVLQRVPATIQLASTALLLSLLIGLPLGVIAALRAHTWVDRTISVFSLMGQSTPSFWLGIVLILVFARGLKVLPSAGSGTWSHLVLPTITLALPFLAILVRLTRSGLLEVVHEGYVQTARAKGLGEGIVILVHALRNALIPIVTVVGLQLGALLGGTVIVETVFAWPGVGRLLIDSIGRRDYGVVQASILLVATIFVGINLLVDLLYGFLDPRVRLAGD encoded by the coding sequence ATGGGGGCGTACGTTGTCCGGCGGCTGTTCTTCTCGCTGTTCGTGCTGTGGGGCGCCGTCACGATCATCTTCGTCGTACTGCGGCTGGTGCCCGGCGACCCGGCGTACATCATGCTCGGGCCGGACGCGGACCAGGCGCAGGTCGCCGCGCTCCGCGCCCAGCTCGGGCTCGATCACTCGCTGATCCAGCAGTACGCGACGTACCTGGCGAACGTCGTGCACCTCGACTTCGGCGAGTCGTTCCGGCTGAACGCGGACTCGATGAGCCTTGTCCTGCAACGGGTTCCGGCCACCATCCAGCTGGCGTCGACCGCGCTGCTGCTGTCGTTGCTGATCGGTCTGCCGCTCGGCGTGATCGCGGCGCTGCGGGCGCACACCTGGGTCGACCGGACGATCTCGGTGTTCTCGCTGATGGGCCAGTCGACGCCGTCGTTCTGGCTGGGGATCGTGCTGATCCTGGTGTTCGCGCGCGGCCTGAAAGTCTTGCCCAGCGCGGGTTCCGGTACCTGGTCACACTTGGTGCTGCCAACGATCACGCTCGCGCTGCCGTTCCTGGCGATCCTGGTCCGGCTGACCCGGAGCGGCCTGCTCGAAGTGGTGCACGAGGGGTACGTGCAGACCGCGCGGGCGAAGGGACTCGGCGAGGGGATCGTGATCCTCGTGCACGCGTTGCGGAACGCGCTGATCCCGATCGTGACCGTGGTCGGGCTGCAGCTCGGTGCGCTGCTCGGCGGCACCGTGATCGTGGAGACGGTGTTCGCCTGGCCCGGTGTCGGCCGGTTGCTGATCGACTCGATCGGGCGCCGCGACTACGGCGTGGTCCAGGCGTCGATCTTGCTGGTGGCAACGATCTTCGTCGGCATCAACCTGCTCGTTGACCTTCTGTACGGCTTCCTGGACCCGCGGGTCCGTCTGGCGGGTGACTGA
- a CDS encoding CoA transferase, producing the protein MQNLLSDIVVVDLTRALAGPHAAMMFGDLGARVIKVETPNGGDDSRGWGPPFVDGESTYYLSANRNKESVTADLKSADGKEFLTKLVRKADLLIENFRPGVLDRLGFSVQRLHELNPGLVILSITGFGHDGPDGGRAGYDQIAQGEGGLMSITGESEPTKVGAPIADLLAGMYGAYGALAALHERSITGKGRVVRTSLLASVVGVHAFHGTKWTVAHELPVRVGNHHAQIAPYGLYRTQDDIVQVAVGSEGLWRLFAPIVGLDPDDERFAVNSQRVAHRDALTTAIESAFAAYPADVWLERLAEQGIPAGKVRDFQQVYEWEQTRSQGLLIDVEHPTLGTIQLPGPPLRFDDNPHAGARETNLAPPRLGEHNESVRAWLEE; encoded by the coding sequence GTGCAGAACCTTCTCTCCGACATCGTGGTCGTGGACCTGACCCGTGCCCTGGCGGGGCCACACGCGGCGATGATGTTCGGGGACCTCGGCGCCCGCGTGATCAAGGTCGAGACGCCGAACGGCGGTGACGACAGCCGTGGCTGGGGTCCACCGTTCGTCGACGGCGAGTCCACCTACTACCTGTCCGCGAACCGCAACAAGGAGTCCGTCACCGCCGACCTCAAGTCCGCCGACGGCAAGGAGTTCCTGACCAAGCTGGTCCGCAAGGCCGACCTCCTGATCGAGAACTTCCGCCCCGGTGTACTCGACCGGCTCGGCTTCTCGGTGCAGCGGCTGCACGAGCTCAACCCCGGCCTGGTGATCCTCTCGATCACCGGCTTCGGCCACGACGGTCCCGACGGCGGCCGAGCCGGGTACGACCAGATCGCGCAGGGCGAGGGCGGTCTGATGAGCATCACCGGCGAGTCCGAACCGACGAAGGTCGGTGCCCCGATCGCGGACCTGCTGGCCGGCATGTACGGCGCGTACGGTGCCCTCGCCGCGCTGCACGAGCGATCGATCACGGGCAAGGGCCGCGTCGTACGCACCAGCCTGCTCGCCTCGGTCGTCGGCGTGCACGCGTTCCACGGGACGAAGTGGACGGTCGCGCACGAGCTGCCGGTGCGGGTCGGCAACCATCACGCGCAGATCGCGCCGTACGGGCTGTATCGCACTCAGGACGACATCGTGCAGGTGGCGGTCGGCAGCGAAGGACTGTGGCGCCTGTTCGCCCCGATCGTCGGACTCGACCCGGACGACGAACGGTTCGCCGTCAACTCGCAGCGGGTCGCGCATCGCGACGCCTTGACCACGGCGATCGAAAGCGCGTTCGCGGCGTACCCGGCTGACGTGTGGCTGGAACGCCTTGCGGAGCAGGGGATTCCGGCCGGGAAGGTCCGCGACTTCCAGCAGGTGTACGAGTGGGAGCAGACGCGCTCCCAGGGTCTGTTGATCGACGTCGAGCACCCGACCCTCGGCACGATCCAGCTCCCCGGCCCACCGCTGCGCTTCGACGACAACCCCCACGCCGGCGCCCGCGAAACCAACCTGGCCCCACCCCGCCTCGGGGAGCACAACGAGTCGGTGCGCGCCTGGCTGGAGGAGTAG
- a CDS encoding DUF6772 family protein yields the protein MTTSDVRAALLAADPRLSKFSPLPRILAFDEFDSGTHGWTELLGNYNGRGDLSTVDDHMRDFRPPQLSACNFFDIGTHGALSGTYALKLATRPYKGHTAVAIRRLTMSGRGLVQLETYFAFKSEATLGGGAELDNFGDVQWDGNTHPSEAQFGAFTVATDLCGDGGLRYHTVARYQNTDLDNHFTRQWIAPTVPEPTPREHFEGKVKLPYAADFTAPNPEDWQAFGEPQELCYNEVPTKVNWHYLRWLIDTDKRKNVELQVNDRVMDMRDVPVPPYEERYETLENLLNFYFSVRTHSSVRNFLFLDSVLISVDW from the coding sequence GTGACGACATCCGACGTGCGCGCCGCTCTGCTCGCCGCCGATCCGCGGCTGTCCAAGTTCTCGCCGCTGCCGCGCATCCTGGCGTTCGACGAGTTCGACAGCGGTACGCACGGCTGGACCGAGCTGCTCGGCAACTACAACGGTCGCGGCGACCTGAGCACGGTCGACGACCACATGCGCGACTTCCGGCCGCCGCAACTGTCGGCCTGCAACTTCTTCGACATCGGTACCCACGGCGCGCTCAGCGGCACGTACGCGCTCAAGCTCGCCACCCGCCCGTACAAGGGCCACACCGCGGTGGCGATCCGGCGGCTGACGATGAGCGGCCGCGGACTCGTCCAGCTGGAGACGTACTTCGCCTTCAAGTCCGAGGCAACGCTCGGCGGCGGCGCCGAACTGGACAACTTCGGCGACGTGCAGTGGGACGGCAACACCCATCCGTCCGAGGCGCAGTTCGGCGCGTTCACGGTCGCGACGGATCTCTGCGGCGACGGTGGGCTGCGGTACCACACGGTCGCGCGATACCAGAACACCGATCTGGACAACCACTTCACCCGGCAGTGGATCGCGCCGACCGTACCCGAACCGACGCCGCGGGAGCACTTCGAAGGCAAGGTGAAACTGCCGTACGCGGCCGACTTCACCGCGCCGAACCCGGAGGACTGGCAGGCGTTCGGTGAGCCGCAGGAGCTCTGCTACAACGAGGTCCCGACCAAGGTGAACTGGCACTACCTGCGCTGGCTGATCGACACCGACAAGCGCAAGAACGTCGAGCTGCAGGTCAACGACCGGGTGATGGACATGCGCGACGTGCCGGTCCCGCCGTACGAGGAACGCTACGAGACGCTCGAGAACCTGTTGAACTTCTACTTCTCGGTCCGCACCCACAGCTCCGTACGCAACTTCCTCTTCCTCGACTCCGTCCTCATCTCGGTTGATTGGTAG
- a CDS encoding alpha/beta fold hydrolase, whose protein sequence is MQLERSGVTTADGVRLNVEVSGRADAPVTVLLVHGWTCSTRSWHNQVERLPEILGADGVRVVTYDHRGHGRSAAAPAGSMRIEQLADDLVTVMDEVVGDGPVVYAGHSMGGMTLMALADQRPELFGDRIRAAALVSTSSGHIAEGALGLPKRLDPAAARIAPRVMNLVGTRVDRRTTRLTETTRSAEAAAVGAAGTRRERLSGSGRSAGIGSRAGAARRAAARLQGPALRRVVFGKKADPAEVALFLEDLAIVPGASYGGFFEAILQHDRGHALKALDEIPVEIMHGTRDRLLPPRHANQLATELPTARLWIYPGAGHMLMQERPRDVTHRLASLARKVSG, encoded by the coding sequence ATGCAGCTGGAGCGGTCTGGGGTTACGACGGCTGATGGGGTGCGGCTGAACGTTGAGGTCAGTGGGCGGGCGGATGCGCCGGTGACGGTGCTGCTTGTGCACGGGTGGACCTGCTCGACGCGTTCGTGGCACAACCAGGTCGAGCGGTTGCCGGAGATCCTCGGGGCGGACGGGGTGCGGGTGGTCACGTACGACCATCGCGGGCACGGGCGCTCCGCAGCGGCGCCGGCCGGGTCGATGCGGATCGAGCAACTGGCTGACGACCTGGTCACGGTTATGGACGAGGTCGTCGGCGACGGACCGGTGGTGTACGCCGGGCACTCGATGGGCGGGATGACGTTGATGGCGCTGGCCGATCAGCGGCCGGAGCTGTTCGGCGACCGGATTCGCGCGGCTGCCCTGGTCAGCACCTCCTCCGGCCACATCGCCGAAGGCGCCCTCGGCCTCCCCAAACGCCTGGACCCCGCCGCCGCCCGCATCGCCCCCCGCGTGATGAACCTGGTAGGCACCCGAGTCGACCGCCGAACCACCCGCCTGACCGAAACCACCCGCTCGGCTGAAGCCGCCGCCGTCGGCGCGGCCGGCACCCGGCGCGAGCGGCTGAGTGGCTCCGGTCGTAGCGCCGGGATCGGGAGCCGGGCCGGCGCCGCCCGGCGGGCGGCCGCGCGGTTGCAGGGGCCGGCGTTGCGGCGGGTCGTGTTCGGGAAGAAGGCTGATCCGGCTGAGGTCGCGTTGTTCCTGGAGGATCTCGCGATCGTGCCCGGCGCTTCGTACGGCGGGTTCTTCGAGGCGATCCTCCAGCACGACCGAGGTCACGCCCTCAAGGCTCTGGACGAGATCCCGGTCGAGATCATGCACGGTACCCGCGACCGCCTGCTCCCGCCCCGCCACGCCAACCAGCTGGCCACCGAACTACCCACCGCCCGGCTCTGGATCTACCCCGGCGCCGGCCACATGCTGATGCAGGAACGGCCCCGCGACGTGACCCATCGTCTCGCGTCCCTCGCCCGCAAGGTGTCCGGCTGA
- a CDS encoding helix-turn-helix domain-containing protein — MQSLSRALTVLAELNREDRAYGVTELAVTVGLHKSTVHRILATFCAHGLADRVGDHRYTARDGLSALRRTTDRRPGSEHALAALGNRLGRLVVLAKPLPKSTGTVLQITAVADGAGAPVIRPGHAVSLHRSALGRAYLSALPVDQVSGTPDLLDTLQRIRLSGFAHNARPVASLPRMVAVPVRARDGSCAGALGAELIQPGSIDELRRVVSVLRSGV; from the coding sequence ATGCAGTCGCTGAGTCGTGCGCTCACCGTCCTGGCTGAGCTGAACCGCGAGGACCGCGCGTACGGCGTGACCGAGCTGGCCGTCACGGTGGGTCTGCACAAGAGCACCGTGCACCGGATTCTGGCCACCTTCTGCGCCCACGGACTGGCCGACCGGGTCGGCGACCACCGCTACACCGCGCGCGACGGCCTGTCCGCGCTGCGCCGGACGACCGACCGCCGGCCCGGCTCCGAGCACGCCCTCGCCGCCCTCGGCAACCGCCTCGGCCGCCTGGTCGTCCTCGCCAAACCACTACCGAAGAGCACCGGCACGGTCCTCCAGATCACCGCGGTTGCCGACGGCGCGGGCGCCCCGGTAATTCGGCCGGGGCACGCGGTTTCGCTGCATCGCAGTGCGCTCGGTCGCGCGTACCTTTCTGCTCTTCCGGTCGATCAGGTCAGCGGTACGCCGGATCTGCTCGACACCCTGCAGCGGATTCGGCTGTCCGGGTTCGCGCACAACGCGCGGCCGGTCGCGTCGTTGCCGCGGATGGTCGCGGTGCCGGTGCGGGCGCGGGACGGCAGTTGCGCGGGCGCGCTCGGCGCGGAGCTGATCCAGCCCGGCTCGATCGACGAGCTCCGGCGCGTGGTTTCGGTACTGCGGAGCGGCGTCTGA
- a CDS encoding LacI family DNA-binding transcriptional regulator, translated as MTEARRATLRDIASALGLSVNTVSRALGDKDSVSARTRAAVQAEAARIGYVPNTLARSLVLGSAMTLGLVITNPSNPFYAQLISSIELRVRAQGYSLLLLVTDESAENEQRATEALLRSAVDGAVVVPVQAEWDHWRRVRDTGIPLVFVNRDVPELDCDMVGVDYERGSYEATSHLVAGGARRLLLLEEDLPITTTADRISGFRRAMTDAGLDVSDDLIRTVPTRRYDSLALPWQPEEAYRFAQTLFTDGHPDAIVTGNDYFALGLLRVLAERGLTVPDDVAITGYGDHPYAAYLQTPLTTVRLPAAEVGTTAVDLLLQRLKTTVERPRKTLIRPELVVRASTGGRPTLTNLQDQPSATLS; from the coding sequence ATGACTGAGGCACGGCGCGCGACGCTGCGGGACATCGCGTCCGCGCTCGGGCTGTCGGTGAACACCGTGTCCCGCGCGCTCGGCGACAAGGACAGTGTCAGCGCGCGGACCCGGGCCGCCGTGCAGGCCGAGGCGGCCCGGATCGGGTACGTCCCGAACACGCTGGCCCGGTCGCTCGTCCTCGGCTCCGCGATGACGCTCGGGCTGGTCATCACCAACCCGTCCAACCCGTTCTACGCGCAGCTGATCAGCAGCATCGAGCTTCGGGTCCGCGCCCAGGGGTACTCGTTGCTGCTGCTCGTCACCGACGAGAGCGCGGAGAACGAGCAGCGCGCCACCGAGGCATTGCTGCGCTCCGCGGTCGACGGCGCGGTGGTCGTCCCGGTGCAGGCCGAGTGGGACCACTGGCGCCGCGTCCGCGACACCGGTATCCCGCTGGTGTTCGTCAACCGTGACGTACCCGAGCTCGACTGCGACATGGTCGGGGTCGACTACGAACGCGGATCGTACGAGGCGACCAGCCACCTGGTCGCGGGCGGCGCGCGCCGGCTGCTCCTGCTCGAAGAGGACCTGCCGATCACCACCACCGCGGACCGGATCAGCGGCTTCCGGCGCGCGATGACCGACGCCGGGCTGGACGTCTCCGACGACCTGATCCGTACGGTCCCGACGCGGCGGTACGACTCGCTGGCACTGCCCTGGCAGCCGGAGGAGGCGTACCGGTTCGCGCAAACGCTCTTCACCGACGGGCATCCGGACGCGATCGTGACCGGCAACGACTACTTCGCCCTCGGGTTGCTCCGGGTCCTCGCCGAACGCGGCCTGACCGTACCCGACGACGTCGCGATCACCGGCTACGGCGACCACCCGTACGCGGCGTACCTGCAAACGCCCCTCACCACGGTCCGCCTCCCCGCGGCCGAGGTCGGCACCACCGCCGTCGACCTCCTCCTCCAACGCCTGAAGACCACCGTCGAGCGCCCCCGAAAGACCCTGATCCGGCCGGAGCTGGTGGTGCGTGCCTCAACGGGCGGACGCCCAACACTCACCAACCTCCAGGACCAGCCGAGTGCGACGCTCAGCTGA
- a CDS encoding MerR family transcriptional regulator — translation MEHKPDEELTVDQLAAKVGMTVRNVRAYAGRGLIPPPRLVGRTGYYGQDHVARLTLVRELLEKGYTLAAVERMLGELPDGALALGVFETLVNPWTPAEPEVLDERQLAERAGVPHDPAVIARLVELGIAERIDADRLRIPNPDLLRTGLEVIKLGVPLDAILEMLPRLFTQADAVAKTYVELFRSTVWRDFTKAGMPADGWPEIQRTLEGIIPLAGQALVAAFREAMAREIELVAYEELGVAPDGLPSTG, via the coding sequence GTGGAACACAAGCCGGACGAGGAGCTCACCGTCGACCAGCTCGCCGCCAAGGTGGGCATGACGGTCCGGAACGTACGGGCGTACGCCGGTCGCGGGCTGATCCCGCCGCCCCGGCTGGTCGGCCGCACCGGGTACTACGGGCAGGATCACGTGGCCCGGCTGACGCTGGTCCGCGAGCTGCTGGAGAAGGGCTACACGCTGGCCGCGGTCGAGCGGATGCTGGGCGAACTGCCCGACGGCGCGCTCGCGCTGGGCGTGTTCGAGACACTGGTGAACCCCTGGACGCCGGCCGAGCCTGAGGTACTGGACGAACGCCAGCTGGCCGAGCGGGCCGGCGTACCGCACGACCCGGCGGTGATCGCGCGGCTGGTCGAGCTGGGAATCGCCGAGCGGATCGACGCCGACCGGCTGCGGATCCCGAACCCGGACCTGCTCCGGACCGGCCTCGAGGTGATCAAGCTCGGCGTACCGCTGGACGCGATCCTGGAGATGCTCCCCCGGCTGTTCACGCAGGCGGACGCGGTCGCGAAGACGTACGTCGAACTGTTCCGCTCGACGGTCTGGCGCGACTTCACCAAGGCCGGGATGCCGGCCGACGGCTGGCCGGAGATCCAGCGCACGCTGGAGGGCATCATCCCGCTGGCCGGCCAGGCGCTGGTGGCCGCGTTCCGGGAGGCGATGGCGCGCGAGATCGAGCTGGTCGCGTACGAAGAGCTGGGCGTCGCGCCGGACGGGCTGCCCTCGACCGGCTAG
- a CDS encoding ABC transporter ATP-binding protein has product MGDGVLNPLLSVRELRVEFATSGGVVTAVDGASFDVAAGETVALLGESGSGKSVTAQALLGIVPKPAGRVTGGSVSYDGRDLLAAGTAKSLRGREIAMVFQDPLSSLNPVFRVGTQIGEMFRRHRGASRKQARAEALELMKRVGIPAASKRLDDYPHQFSGGMRQRVMIAMALALAPKLLIADEPTTALDVTVQAQIMDLLTRLQAEEGMSLVLITHDLGVVADVADRVVLMYAGRVVETGPLREVYEHSAHPYTSGLMASVPALDGPRDRLTPIQGAPPDLLALPTGCSFNPRCQYADALCTTTQPELAHLPTRPATHQAACHHPEGALHAG; this is encoded by the coding sequence ATGGGTGACGGCGTGCTGAACCCGCTGCTGAGCGTGCGGGAGTTGCGGGTCGAATTCGCGACCTCCGGTGGCGTGGTGACCGCGGTCGACGGGGCCTCGTTCGACGTCGCGGCCGGGGAGACGGTCGCGCTGCTCGGCGAGTCCGGGAGCGGGAAGAGCGTGACCGCGCAGGCGTTGCTGGGCATCGTGCCGAAGCCGGCCGGCCGGGTCACGGGCGGCAGCGTTTCGTACGACGGGCGCGATCTGCTCGCCGCCGGGACGGCGAAAAGCCTCCGCGGGCGGGAGATCGCGATGGTATTCCAGGACCCGTTGAGCTCGCTGAACCCGGTGTTCCGGGTCGGTACGCAGATCGGCGAGATGTTCCGCCGGCATCGCGGCGCGTCCCGGAAGCAGGCCCGGGCGGAGGCGCTGGAGCTGATGAAACGGGTTGGTATACCAGCGGCGTCGAAGCGGCTGGACGACTATCCGCACCAGTTCTCCGGCGGGATGCGGCAGCGGGTGATGATCGCGATGGCGCTCGCGCTGGCGCCGAAACTGCTGATCGCGGACGAGCCGACGACCGCCCTCGACGTCACGGTCCAGGCGCAGATCATGGACCTGCTGACCCGGCTGCAGGCCGAGGAGGGCATGTCGCTGGTGCTGATCACGCATGACCTCGGCGTGGTCGCCGACGTCGCCGATCGGGTGGTCCTGATGTACGCCGGTCGCGTCGTCGAGACCGGTCCGTTGCGTGAGGTGTACGAACACAGCGCGCATCCGTACACGTCCGGGCTGATGGCGTCGGTCCCCGCCCTGGACGGTCCGCGCGACCGCCTCACTCCCATTCAAGGCGCTCCACCCGACCTGCTCGCTCTTCCAACCGGCTGCTCCTTCAACCCCCGCTGCCAGTACGCCGACGCCCTCTGCACCACCACTCAGCCCGAGCTGGCCCACCTCCCCACCCGCCCCGCCACCCACCAAGCCGCCTGCCACCACCCGGAAGGAGCCCTCCATGCCGGCTGA